The proteins below are encoded in one region of Pelotomaculum schinkii:
- the sppA gene encoding signal peptide peptidase SppA: MKKQIIAGLILGVAAISLVLAIAMKPVGRTAENSSAGRGEVGVIYIEGTIASGRSVSPFEAQSGAEAIASSLREAARKPGLKAVVVRLNSPGGTPAASQEIDAELQRLRNSGKIVVASMGDVAASGAYWIAAGADQIVANPGTITGSIGVFMQTTNLEELYGKIGMDREIYKSGPYKDMGSPDRPVTPEERAIFQSMVDDIYNQFVDVVARGRHKDVAEVKALADGRVYTGRQAKELGLVDQLGDFHDAVLLAGKMAGIAGEPAIVEIGEKSFWQGLFAGVKGNLLPGLGWTDLLEENANSLNPR; this comes from the coding sequence TTGAAGAAACAAATTATTGCCGGGCTTATTCTGGGAGTTGCCGCGATCTCCCTGGTGTTGGCCATAGCCATGAAGCCGGTTGGCCGGACTGCTGAAAATTCGAGCGCGGGCAGGGGAGAGGTCGGCGTAATTTACATAGAAGGAACTATCGCCAGCGGCCGGAGCGTCTCTCCTTTTGAAGCCCAATCGGGCGCGGAGGCCATTGCCTCTTCTCTCAGAGAGGCAGCCAGAAAGCCGGGACTCAAGGCCGTGGTGGTCAGGTTGAACAGCCCCGGTGGCACCCCCGCGGCATCCCAGGAAATTGACGCCGAACTGCAGAGGTTAAGAAATTCAGGCAAGATAGTGGTGGCTTCCATGGGTGATGTGGCAGCTTCGGGCGCGTACTGGATCGCCGCCGGCGCCGATCAAATTGTCGCTAATCCCGGCACCATTACTGGAAGCATCGGCGTGTTTATGCAGACTACAAATTTAGAGGAGTTGTATGGTAAAATCGGTATGGACAGGGAAATTTACAAGAGCGGCCCGTACAAGGACATGGGGTCGCCGGATCGCCCGGTAACACCCGAGGAACGGGCTATCTTCCAGTCCATGGTTGACGATATTTACAACCAGTTTGTAGATGTGGTGGCCCGCGGCAGGCACAAGGATGTCGCTGAGGTCAAAGCCCTGGCGGACGGGAGGGTTTACACCGGGCGCCAGGCTAAAGAGCTCGGACTTGTAGACCAATTGGGAGATTTCCATGACGCGGTTCTCCTCGCCGGAAAAATGGCGGGGATAGCCGGAGAACCGGCGATTGTTGAAATAGGTGAAAAGAGCTTTTGGCAGGGGTTGTTTGCCGGGGTGAAGGGGAACCTTTTGCCGGGGCTGGGCTGGACGGATTTGCTGGAAGAAAATGCAAATTCCCTTAACCCTCGCTAA
- a CDS encoding Yip1 family protein: MNDNTYKIDQNSSGEASSSGGADRSGLEPQEKPSCAPCFNNTEDPNVGCDEDEPVQSFLELVYGVLFEPVKTLKKAARRPPLANALLLVTILGLAGVLMWLLTISRVLNQAAEPSAMVPLPSTAPLLVLGAVLIFLWGYIKWFSYSAFISLAAEMLGGLGSARNVAAVVGLSLIPTILMIPAQMLNYYLASAAFICTTILVVWIWVAALMVIGVREVHRLSTGRALLAVLSPVLVLAVFTGLLLAGLVAVAVSIFSGMNLPGYF, encoded by the coding sequence ATGAACGATAACACTTATAAGATCGATCAAAACTCTTCGGGTGAGGCATCCAGCTCAGGTGGCGCTGACAGGAGCGGGTTGGAGCCGCAAGAAAAACCATCATGCGCTCCCTGTTTCAACAATACCGAGGATCCAAATGTTGGCTGTGACGAGGATGAACCTGTCCAGAGCTTTCTGGAACTTGTTTACGGGGTGCTTTTTGAACCGGTCAAAACCCTGAAAAAGGCTGCCCGGCGTCCGCCGCTGGCCAATGCTCTATTGCTGGTGACCATCCTCGGATTGGCCGGGGTGTTGATGTGGCTGTTAACCATCTCAAGAGTTTTAAACCAGGCCGCCGAGCCTTCCGCCATGGTTCCTTTACCGTCAACAGCGCCGCTTTTGGTTTTGGGCGCGGTTTTAATTTTCCTGTGGGGTTATATAAAATGGTTTAGCTATAGCGCCTTTATCAGCCTTGCCGCCGAAATGCTGGGCGGGTTGGGGAGCGCCAGAAATGTTGCCGCTGTCGTTGGCCTCTCCTTAATCCCGACTATTTTAATGATTCCTGCTCAGATGCTCAACTACTACCTGGCTTCCGCGGCATTTATATGTACCACGATTTTGGTTGTATGGATCTGGGTAGCCGCACTTATGGTAATCGGGGTCAGGGAGGTCCACAGACTCTCTACAGGCCGGGCATTGCTTGCCGTACTTAGCCCGGTGTTGGTTCTGGCCGTATTCACGGGCTTACTTTTAGCCGGATTGGTGGCTGTCGCAGTGAGCATATTTTCAGGGATGAACCTGCCGGGTTATTTTTGA
- a CDS encoding response regulator produces MDDQAGVRRLLYEAFSDEGYLVETASSGLEAIMKVSDKSPLLVLLDIKMPGMSGLETLDELLKIIPQTPVVMMTAYGELDIVAEAKRRGVKHYINKPFDLDEIRYLIKGLLLEEKDRLAMIKEIG; encoded by the coding sequence GTGGATGATCAGGCAGGTGTGCGCCGTCTCCTATATGAAGCTTTTTCTGATGAAGGATACCTTGTTGAAACAGCTTCCAGCGGGCTGGAAGCCATCATGAAGGTAAGCGATAAATCCCCTTTATTAGTCCTCCTTGATATTAAAATGCCGGGCATGAGCGGCCTGGAAACACTTGATGAGCTGCTTAAGATCATTCCTCAAACGCCGGTGGTGATGATGACTGCCTATGGTGAACTTGATATAGTGGCGGAGGCTAAAAGGAGAGGGGTAAAGCACTATATCAATAAACCTTTTGACCTTGATGAAATTCGCTACCTGATCAAGGGATTGCTTTTGGAGGAAAAGGACAGGCTGGCGATGATTAAAGAAATTGGCTGA
- a CDS encoding class II fructose-1,6-bisphosphate aldolase, whose translation MSLVPVSELLKHAEAGGYAVGAFNCNNMEIVQAIVAAAEAENAPVIMQASQGAIKYAGIDYIVALARLAAERTTIPVALHLDHGTSFEQVIQCVRAGFSSVMIDGSKLPLEDNIALTRRVLDVARAVGVSVEAELGKIGGTEDDISVSDRDALFTDPEEAARFVRETGVDALAVAIGTAHGQYKGKPELDFARLAKIRSLVKIPIVLHGSSGVPDEDVRKAIGLGVCKVNIDTNIREAFVAAARQVLADNPKEIDPRKMLGPAREAAIGLIREKIRVFGSSHKA comes from the coding sequence TTGTCTCTCGTACCTGTTAGTGAATTATTGAAACATGCCGAAGCCGGCGGTTATGCTGTGGGGGCATTTAACTGCAACAACATGGAAATTGTCCAGGCCATAGTTGCAGCCGCCGAGGCGGAAAATGCCCCGGTAATCATGCAGGCCAGTCAGGGGGCCATCAAATACGCGGGGATAGACTATATCGTGGCCCTGGCCAGACTGGCCGCGGAGCGCACTACCATTCCGGTGGCCCTGCACTTAGACCACGGCACCAGTTTTGAGCAGGTTATACAGTGTGTCAGGGCCGGGTTTTCCTCGGTTATGATCGACGGCTCCAAGTTGCCCCTGGAAGATAATATCGCCCTGACCAGGCGGGTGCTGGATGTAGCAAGGGCCGTAGGCGTTTCGGTAGAGGCGGAACTGGGAAAAATAGGCGGCACCGAAGATGATATCAGTGTTAGTGACCGCGACGCCCTTTTCACCGACCCCGAGGAGGCCGCCAGATTTGTCCGGGAAACCGGAGTGGATGCCCTGGCCGTGGCCATTGGCACTGCCCACGGTCAATATAAGGGAAAACCGGAGCTGGATTTCGCCCGCCTGGCCAAAATCAGATCTCTTGTCAAGATCCCCATCGTCCTGCATGGGTCATCCGGGGTCCCGGATGAAGACGTCCGCAAAGCTATCGGCCTGGGAGTGTGCAAAGTCAATATCGACACCAACATCCGCGAGGCCTTTGTTGCCGCGGCCCGCCAGGTGCTGGCAGACAACCCTAAAGAAATCGACCCGCGCAAAATGCTGGGACCGGCGAGGGAAGCCGCGATCGGGCTGATCCGGGAGAAAATCAGGGTTTTTGGCAGCTCGCATAAGGCTTAA
- the fsa gene encoding fructose-6-phosphate aldolase produces the protein MKLFLDTANIDEIRKAYALGVICGVTTNPSLIAKEGRNFAEVVRTIASIVDGPISAEAVSLDAPGMIDEAKALAAIHPNIVVKIPMTAEGLQATNSLSNAGIRTNVTLVFSANQALLAARAGASYVSPFVGRLDDISLDGMELIYDIMEIFNRYQLPTEVIAASIRHPIHVITAAKAGAHIATIPYRVLMQMIQHPLTDAGIKKFLEDWETVKNK, from the coding sequence TTGAAGCTTTTTCTTGATACGGCCAACATTGATGAGATTCGCAAGGCCTATGCCCTTGGTGTGATTTGCGGCGTGACTACCAACCCTTCTCTTATTGCCAAAGAAGGGCGCAATTTTGCCGAAGTGGTGCGAACCATTGCTTCTATTGTAGACGGGCCCATCAGCGCAGAGGCTGTTAGCCTTGATGCGCCCGGGATGATTGACGAGGCGAAAGCATTGGCCGCCATACACCCGAACATCGTGGTGAAAATTCCGATGACAGCCGAGGGTTTACAAGCCACGAACAGCTTGTCTAATGCGGGCATCCGTACCAATGTAACCCTGGTTTTTTCAGCCAACCAGGCCCTGTTGGCCGCCCGTGCCGGAGCCTCTTACGTCAGTCCCTTCGTCGGGAGGCTGGACGACATCAGCCTGGATGGGATGGAATTGATTTATGACATAATGGAAATCTTTAACCGCTACCAGCTGCCCACCGAGGTGATTGCCGCCAGTATTCGCCACCCCATCCATGTCATCACCGCGGCCAAGGCCGGCGCCCATATTGCCACCATACCTTACAGGGTGCTGATGCAGATGATCCAGCACCCCCTCACCGATGCCGGCATTAAAAAATTCCTTGAAGACTGGGAAACTGTGAAAAATAAGTAG
- a CDS encoding DUF2062 domain-containing protein, whose protein sequence is MKKKIATRVLEYLKNYYDKVMSLPDSPKKIARGVALGIAFDFLPIPIISIPLSYLVARLIRCSPLAAVATVCVFKAMVPVFFTFDILVGKFLCGGAPETDVSISGLSFVGPYLEKVIEHGYPFLVGSLVNATLFSLAVYFLLLILLERRRRKRNT, encoded by the coding sequence TTGAAAAAGAAAATTGCCACACGTGTGCTGGAGTACCTGAAAAATTACTACGATAAGGTCATGAGCCTGCCTGATTCACCCAAAAAGATTGCCAGAGGAGTAGCTTTAGGAATTGCCTTTGACTTTTTGCCCATACCTATTATCAGCATACCGCTTTCCTACCTGGTGGCCCGCCTCATCCGCTGCAGCCCGCTGGCAGCCGTCGCTACGGTTTGTGTGTTTAAGGCGATGGTCCCTGTATTCTTCACCTTTGATATCCTGGTCGGCAAGTTTCTGTGCGGGGGTGCCCCCGAAACCGACGTTTCCATCAGTGGCTTGTCATTCGTGGGCCCTTATCTGGAAAAAGTGATTGAACACGGTTATCCTTTTCTGGTGGGCAGCCTGGTGAATGCCACACTGTTCTCCCTGGCGGTTTATTTTCTCCTGCTAATTCTTTTGGAGCGTCGCAGACGCAAGCGGAATACATAA
- the rho gene encoding transcription termination factor Rho, which translates to MNYADLESKTLVELYKIAKDLELPGYYKYRKKELIFEILKTQTEKNGLLYAKGVLDILPDGYGFLRPFQYLPSYDDIYVSSSQIRRFDLRTGDMVAGQVRRPKESERYFALLRVEQVNGIDPQQAESRLHFDGLTPLYPMERINLETEPDKFSTRIIDLLAPIGKGQRGLIVSPPKAGKTILLKEIANSITRNNPEITLMVLLIDERPEEVTDIERSVDGEVVSSTFDEPPENHVKVADMVLERAKRLVEHGQDVVVLLDSITRLARAHNLVVPPSGRTLSGGVDPAALHKPKRFFGAARKLEEGGSLTILATALVETGSRMDDVIFEEFKGTGNMELILDRRLAERRLFPAVDVQRSGTRKEELLLSREELEMIWQFRKSTNGATPWEAMDMLVEQMKRTRTNKDLVGAFLHLRRAEGGSVSRPESGRRGSYTVGADSK; encoded by the coding sequence TTGAATTATGCAGACTTAGAGAGTAAAACACTGGTTGAACTTTACAAAATCGCCAAGGACCTTGAGCTACCGGGCTACTATAAGTACCGCAAAAAGGAACTGATTTTTGAAATCTTAAAAACTCAGACCGAGAAGAATGGCCTTTTATATGCCAAAGGAGTACTGGATATCCTGCCTGACGGTTACGGTTTCTTAAGACCCTTCCAATACCTTCCCAGTTATGACGATATTTACGTATCCTCATCACAAATCAGGCGTTTTGACCTTCGTACGGGTGACATGGTGGCGGGTCAGGTGCGCCGGCCTAAAGAAAGCGAACGATACTTTGCCCTGCTGCGGGTAGAGCAGGTGAACGGCATTGACCCGCAGCAAGCCGAAAGCAGGCTGCATTTTGACGGACTCACCCCCCTTTATCCCATGGAGCGGATTAACCTGGAAACTGAACCGGATAAATTTTCAACCCGGATTATCGACCTGCTTGCCCCCATCGGCAAGGGCCAGCGCGGCCTGATTGTTTCCCCGCCCAAAGCCGGCAAGACCATTCTTCTTAAGGAAATTGCCAACAGTATCACCCGCAATAACCCGGAAATTACTTTGATGGTCCTTCTTATTGATGAACGGCCGGAAGAAGTAACTGATATAGAACGTTCCGTGGACGGCGAGGTTGTCAGCTCAACCTTTGACGAACCGCCGGAAAATCACGTCAAAGTTGCTGATATGGTTTTGGAGAGAGCCAAACGGCTGGTAGAGCACGGTCAGGATGTGGTTGTCCTGCTGGACAGCATCACCCGCCTGGCCAGAGCGCACAACCTGGTGGTCCCGCCAAGCGGGCGCACTCTTTCCGGCGGAGTCGACCCGGCCGCCCTGCATAAGCCCAAAAGGTTTTTTGGCGCGGCGAGGAAACTGGAAGAGGGCGGCAGCCTGACTATCCTGGCCACTGCCCTGGTTGAAACGGGGAGCAGGATGGACGATGTTATTTTCGAGGAGTTTAAAGGAACGGGCAATATGGAGCTGATTCTGGACCGGCGGCTGGCCGAAAGGAGGCTTTTCCCGGCTGTTGATGTACAGCGTTCCGGTACGCGCAAGGAAGAGCTGCTCTTATCCAGGGAAGAGCTGGAAATGATCTGGCAGTTCCGTAAATCCACCAACGGGGCAACCCCCTGGGAAGCCATGGATATGCTGGTCGAACAGATGAAGCGGACCAGGACCAACAAGGACCTGGTGGGCGCCTTTCTACACCTGCGAAGGGCCGAGGGGGGTTCCGTGAGCCGTCCCGAAAGCGGGCGCCGGGGCTCCTATACGGTAGGCGCTGACAGCAAGTAA
- a CDS encoding M23 family metallopeptidase, whose amino-acid sequence MTKQFFNLHINLIRALTAMFLAAVILLGTSPAMARLDELIVGNKYISPPVALVEDDNQSLYEVKPGDTLTDIARLNGISLETLALANRLPDRDHIKAGQRLKIPSDCIVHLVQPGETLLDISKLYHVNVNVIAARNGQADPNTILAGQKLMIPRSFPALEPLPSRGLAAGWLSWPLYGAISSPFGLRDGKPHEGIDIAVEEGTPIRAAAPGRVVFTGSRGTYGLAVIIDHGDGLRTLYAHCSKILVAEGDPVDTTTVLALAGNTGKSTGPHLHLEVLMNGTPLDPLNYLEQEHYYG is encoded by the coding sequence TTGACAAAGCAATTTTTTAATCTGCATATAAATTTGATTAGAGCTCTTACGGCGATGTTTCTGGCTGCTGTTATCCTATTGGGTACCAGTCCGGCTATGGCCCGTCTGGATGAGTTGATTGTTGGGAATAAATATATCTCACCCCCTGTGGCCCTGGTGGAGGATGACAACCAGAGCCTGTACGAGGTCAAGCCGGGCGACACCCTCACGGATATTGCCAGACTCAACGGTATTTCCCTCGAGACACTGGCCTTAGCAAACAGGCTGCCTGACCGGGATCACATTAAGGCTGGCCAGCGCTTAAAGATCCCCTCAGATTGCATCGTCCATCTGGTGCAGCCGGGGGAAACGCTGCTGGATATCTCTAAGCTCTACCACGTTAATGTAAATGTGATAGCCGCCAGAAACGGGCAGGCGGACCCAAACACCATCCTGGCGGGGCAGAAATTGATGATTCCCCGCAGTTTCCCCGCCCTTGAACCCCTTCCTTCCAGAGGTCTTGCCGCGGGATGGTTGTCCTGGCCGCTATATGGCGCCATCAGCTCACCTTTCGGTTTGCGGGATGGGAAGCCCCACGAGGGAATTGACATTGCCGTGGAAGAAGGCACACCAATCAGGGCGGCAGCGCCCGGCCGTGTGGTATTTACCGGTTCGAGAGGCACTTACGGCCTGGCCGTGATTATCGATCACGGCGATGGATTACGCACACTGTACGCCCACTGCTCAAAAATCTTGGTTGCTGAAGGAGATCCGGTGGACACAACCACAGTCCTTGCCCTTGCTGGTAATACGGGCAAGTCCACAGGACCTCACCTGCACCTGGAAGTGCTCATGAACGGCACACCCTTAGACCCGCTGAACTACCTGGAACAGGAACATTACTACGGCTAA
- a CDS encoding radical SAM protein, protein MYRLVFAGEDGRLYDHHSLGATGRTGDRFVEIAEEDLIKLPQGASLVLVPAGVPLGVTRSGRFTLLEQNPWKSGRAWAVGALLPQGYTRTLLPSFQRGKQEKPLPLMGYTAVACRNGELYAAALPTDDPGPWDPSAYDSGDLPFRVKQKQKDYPANRIIRQLAHCALNYHCFTAQNIFYGRWEGGIPVSPRCNANCLGCISLQPAECCPSPQSRINFNPTPREVAEVAIPHLEPGNGAIVSFGQGCEGEPALASSVISEAIGMIRAETSSGTINMNTNGGHAAGIAEICRAGLDAIRISLISARPETYNAYYRPAGFGLAEVRNSIAKAVSGGVQASLNLLVFPGLTDREEEAAALIELIRDTGVNMVQLRNLNIDPNLLWRHVPLYSGSTMGVPELVDALRELPGLTVGSYSHPLA, encoded by the coding sequence GTGTACCGCCTGGTTTTTGCAGGGGAAGACGGTCGCCTTTATGACCACCACAGCCTGGGGGCTACCGGCCGCACCGGGGACAGGTTTGTGGAGATAGCGGAGGAGGACCTGATTAAGCTGCCGCAAGGGGCTTCCCTGGTACTTGTGCCGGCCGGCGTCCCGCTCGGCGTAACGCGGTCCGGTCGTTTCACCCTGCTGGAGCAAAACCCGTGGAAATCCGGCCGTGCCTGGGCGGTGGGGGCACTCTTGCCCCAGGGCTATACCCGTACGCTGTTGCCTTCTTTTCAGCGCGGCAAACAAGAAAAACCGCTGCCTCTAATGGGTTATACAGCTGTAGCCTGCCGGAATGGCGAACTATATGCGGCTGCCCTGCCCACTGACGACCCCGGGCCCTGGGATCCCTCGGCATACGACAGCGGGGACCTGCCGTTCCGGGTTAAACAAAAACAAAAAGATTATCCGGCCAACCGGATCATTCGCCAGCTGGCTCATTGCGCCCTGAATTACCACTGTTTTACCGCCCAAAACATTTTTTATGGCCGCTGGGAGGGCGGGATCCCTGTTTCGCCAAGGTGCAACGCCAACTGTCTCGGGTGCATATCACTGCAGCCGGCTGAATGCTGCCCGTCACCCCAGTCGCGCATCAATTTCAACCCAACACCGCGGGAGGTGGCTGAGGTGGCGATCCCTCACCTGGAACCGGGGAACGGCGCCATCGTCAGTTTCGGGCAGGGCTGCGAGGGCGAACCTGCTCTGGCCTCGTCAGTTATTTCCGAAGCCATCGGCATGATCAGAGCTGAGACCAGTTCTGGCACCATCAATATGAACACCAACGGCGGGCATGCCGCAGGGATAGCAGAAATTTGCCGGGCCGGTCTGGACGCCATCCGTATCAGCCTGATCAGCGCCAGACCGGAGACTTACAACGCATACTACCGCCCTGCCGGCTTCGGCTTGGCAGAGGTCCGCAATTCCATTGCAAAGGCAGTTTCCGGCGGGGTTCAGGCTTCTTTGAACCTGCTCGTTTTTCCCGGTCTTACCGATCGGGAGGAGGAGGCGGCTGCTCTTATCGAGCTAATCCGCGACACCGGGGTCAATATGGTCCAGTTGAGAAACCTTAATATAGACCCCAACCTGCTCTGGCGGCATGTGCCCTTATACAGTGGTTCCACTATGGGTGTCCCGGAGTTGGTGGATGCGTTGAGAGAATTGCCCGGCTTGACCGTTGGCAGTTACAGCCACCCGTTAGCGTAA
- the dmpI gene encoding 4-oxalocrotonate tautomerase DmpI — protein MPVITVEAGKMDRNKKALLVKELTQKASEILSIPEQAFVTLIKENDMDNIGTGGRLLSDKMAK, from the coding sequence ATGCCCGTTATCACAGTTGAAGCAGGTAAAATGGACAGAAACAAAAAGGCGCTGCTGGTTAAGGAACTTACTCAAAAAGCAAGCGAGATTTTAAGTATACCTGAACAGGCTTTTGTTACGCTGATTAAAGAAAATGATATGGACAATATCGGAACCGGCGGCCGGCTCTTGTCTGACAAAATGGCCAAGTAA
- the rpmE gene encoding 50S ribosomal protein L31, whose amino-acid sequence MKENIHPKYGKITVSCVCGATFETGSTQKDMRVEICSKCHPFYTGSQRTIETGGRAERFRKKYGLTTK is encoded by the coding sequence ATGAAAGAAAACATTCATCCGAAGTACGGGAAAATAACAGTTTCCTGTGTGTGCGGTGCGACCTTTGAAACCGGCTCAACCCAAAAAGATATGCGCGTGGAGATTTGCTCCAAGTGCCACCCCTTCTATACCGGATCACAGCGGACCATTGAAACCGGCGGCAGGGCCGAGCGTTTCCGTAAAAAATACGGCCTGACGACGAAGTAG